A stretch of the Aneurinibacillus migulanus genome encodes the following:
- a CDS encoding helix-turn-helix domain-containing protein — protein sequence MEIREGGIVLFGSRLKELRQRKRLTQEETAKRLNISRGTYAHYEIDKRQPDFATLQKLADFFDVSVDYLLGRVNEPDHLPQFLRDPSVDISAYEGYQDLSPKEQEIVKEQVRHTIKILKELKDKK from the coding sequence ATCGAAATAAGAGAAGGAGGGATTGTTCTGTTCGGCTCCCGGTTAAAGGAACTTCGTCAGCGAAAACGACTGACTCAGGAAGAAACGGCGAAGCGTCTAAACATTTCTCGTGGTACATATGCCCACTATGAAATCGATAAACGGCAGCCCGATTTTGCGACACTTCAAAAACTGGCTGACTTTTTCGATGTCTCTGTTGATTACCTGCTCGGGCGTGTCAACGAACCGGATCATCTTCCTCAATTTCTCCGCGATCCTTCAGTTGATATTTCCGCCTATGAAGGGTATCAGGATCTCTCACCAAAAGAGCAAGAAATCGTTAAAGAACAAGTACGCCATACAATAAAAATATTAAAAGAATTAAAGGACAAAAAATAA
- a CDS encoding helix-turn-helix domain-containing protein: MQRRKWLVEIREGKGYTQEQVAAAANIKRAYYTQIENGVRTPSVPVAQKIAAILHFEWTFFFDDR, from the coding sequence TTGCAGCGGAGAAAATGGCTCGTTGAAATAAGAGAAGGTAAAGGATATACGCAGGAACAGGTGGCAGCGGCAGCAAATATAAAGCGAGCGTACTATACACAAATCGAGAACGGGGTACGAACCCCAAGTGTACCAGTAGCACAAAAAATAGCCGCTATTCTTCATTTTGAATGGACGTTCTTTTTTGATGATAGGTAA
- a CDS encoding ATP-binding protein, with protein sequence MNEYICKEEIEKERSPFIGNIAMKLAHEVRNPLTTVRGYLQYFLETNGAEEEKADIVMNVLLPELDRANKFISDFLLFSRPFTPRRQYTYMNHLIQEFRRYALRQPVLQDTDIILDLSPDVNKLPLHIDAEQIAQVMLSLFINSIEAKEKSTMCITIQTKATNETVSVCFADDGKGMDAYMLSQVFDPFFSAKRIGMGLGLPVSQKIIAMHGGTMKIRSRKGRGTTVIFTLPYA encoded by the coding sequence ATGAATGAATATATATGTAAGGAAGAAATAGAAAAAGAACGTTCTCCTTTTATTGGAAACATTGCAATGAAGCTGGCCCACGAGGTCAGAAATCCTTTAACGACGGTTCGGGGATATCTTCAATACTTTTTGGAAACGAACGGAGCGGAAGAAGAGAAAGCAGACATTGTTATGAATGTTTTACTGCCGGAACTTGATCGGGCCAATAAGTTTATTAGTGACTTCCTGCTTTTTTCAAGGCCTTTTACTCCTCGAAGACAATACACATATATGAATCATCTTATACAGGAATTCCGGCGGTATGCACTAAGGCAGCCTGTACTGCAAGATACGGATATCATCCTTGATCTTTCTCCTGATGTAAACAAATTGCCACTCCATATTGATGCTGAACAAATCGCGCAGGTCATGCTTTCCCTTTTCATCAACTCCATTGAAGCGAAAGAAAAATCTACCATGTGTATTACAATTCAAACAAAAGCCACTAATGAAACGGTATCTGTATGCTTTGCAGATGATGGGAAAGGAATGGACGCTTATATGCTTTCTCAGGTATTCGATCCGTTCTTTTCCGCAAAAAGGATAGGAATGGGGCTCGGCTTGCCCGTTTCCCAAAAAATTATTGCCATGCATGGTGGCACTATGAAAATCCGCAGTCGTAAAGGACGAGGGACTACGGTAATTTTTACTTTACCGTACGCTTAG
- a CDS encoding diacylglycerol kinase, translating to MKRARLIYNPSAGREEVRKRIPDILNVLEEAGYETSCHATRGEGDATLAARKTVDNRFDLVIAAGGDGTVYEVINGIAEQRYRPALGIIPAGTTNDFARAIGLPRSIMKAVGVIAKGKPSPIDIGKINNKYFINIAGGGMLTTLTYEVPSKVKTMLGQLAYYIKGIEKLPFLSPMHVRFEMDGRVIDEEIMLFLIANSNSVGGFEKLVPNAKLNDGLFDCIILKKTSLPEFIRIATMALKGDHLKHPNVIYFQTKQLKATASERVDLNLDGELGSRLPCTFTALPRHIQLIR from the coding sequence GTGAAACGTGCTCGGCTCATCTACAATCCGTCTGCTGGACGTGAAGAGGTCCGCAAACGGATTCCCGATATATTGAACGTGTTAGAAGAAGCGGGCTATGAAACATCATGCCATGCGACCAGGGGAGAAGGGGATGCGACGTTGGCAGCCCGCAAGACGGTGGACAACCGCTTCGATCTAGTCATTGCCGCTGGCGGCGATGGGACCGTATATGAGGTCATTAACGGTATCGCTGAACAGCGTTATCGACCTGCGCTGGGGATTATTCCCGCAGGCACGACGAATGATTTTGCCCGGGCTATCGGCCTGCCCCGCTCGATTATGAAGGCGGTCGGTGTTATTGCCAAAGGAAAACCGTCCCCGATTGATATTGGAAAGATTAATAATAAATATTTTATTAATATTGCTGGTGGCGGTATGCTTACGACGTTGACGTATGAAGTTCCCAGTAAAGTCAAAACGATGCTCGGCCAACTTGCATATTATATTAAGGGCATTGAGAAGCTTCCGTTTCTCTCGCCCATGCACGTAAGATTTGAGATGGACGGTCGGGTAATCGATGAAGAAATCATGTTATTTCTTATTGCTAATAGTAACTCTGTGGGCGGGTTTGAGAAGCTGGTGCCAAATGCCAAGCTTAACGACGGTCTCTTCGATTGCATTATTCTGAAGAAGACATCTTTGCCGGAATTTATCCGTATCGCCACCATGGCGCTGAAAGGCGATCATCTCAAGCATCCGAATGTTATTTACTTCCAGACGAAGCAGCTGAAAGCAACAGCAAGCGAACGTGTCGATTTAAATCTTGACGGTGAACTTGGAAGCCGTCTTCCCTGTACATTTACGGCTCTGCCCCGTCATATTCAGCTTATCCGTTAA